The Mycolicibacterium boenickei genome has a segment encoding these proteins:
- a CDS encoding Na+/H+ antiporter yields MGASLLAALVAAVLLAAVARRFDVSAPLALVVAGLAGSALPGFHDVHLDPDLVLFVILPPLLWSAGLESSYVALRRNIRPIGFLAVGLPLATTFVVGVVAFHTVPELTIAAALTLGAIVAPPDAVSATAVGRRLGLPRRTMTLLGGESLLNDATALTAYKVALGAAIGTAATWSSGLGTFALAAVGGVVVGWVIGMVVHFIRTRLDDPLVESAIGLVAPFFIYLLAEEIHGSGVIAVVVAALLLGQRDAQASYATRLQDKAVWKALQLILESFAFLLIGLQLPKVISELAGISAATLAISSAAVFTTVIAVRMVWVYATTYLPRLLSKRIREHEPEPSRAQVFVVAWAGMRGVVSLAAAFGVPATTLAGDPFPGRPQLVFLTFVVVVGTLLLHGLTLPWFIRVLGAQGDEAHSDAIATAAAQDKAARAAAERLDELLAEQSATTDVPQRAADVLRAWNTRRRNAAWERLGRGEDDIGESPTAAFRRLRLEMLAAERDTFIAERDAGHIDDEVLRTVLHGLDLEEATLNRD; encoded by the coding sequence GTGGGTGCCTCACTCCTGGCGGCGCTGGTCGCCGCGGTTCTGCTGGCCGCTGTGGCCCGCCGCTTCGACGTCTCGGCTCCGCTGGCGCTGGTGGTGGCCGGGCTGGCCGGCAGCGCGTTACCCGGCTTCCACGACGTACACCTGGATCCCGACCTGGTGCTCTTCGTGATCCTGCCGCCGCTGCTGTGGTCGGCGGGGTTGGAGAGCAGCTACGTGGCGCTGCGCCGCAACATCCGCCCCATCGGGTTCCTGGCCGTCGGGCTTCCGCTGGCCACGACGTTCGTCGTCGGCGTCGTCGCGTTCCACACCGTGCCCGAACTCACGATCGCCGCGGCGCTGACCCTGGGCGCGATCGTGGCCCCGCCCGACGCGGTGTCGGCCACCGCGGTCGGCCGCAGACTCGGCCTGCCCCGGCGCACCATGACGCTGCTCGGCGGGGAAAGCCTGCTCAACGACGCCACCGCCCTGACCGCCTACAAGGTGGCTCTCGGCGCCGCGATCGGCACCGCCGCCACCTGGAGCAGCGGGTTGGGCACGTTCGCCCTGGCCGCGGTCGGCGGCGTGGTGGTGGGCTGGGTGATCGGCATGGTCGTGCACTTCATCCGCACGCGGCTGGACGATCCACTGGTCGAGAGCGCGATCGGGCTGGTGGCACCGTTCTTCATCTACCTGCTGGCCGAGGAGATCCACGGCTCGGGCGTGATCGCCGTGGTCGTGGCCGCGCTGCTGCTGGGCCAGCGAGATGCCCAGGCCAGCTACGCCACGCGGCTGCAGGACAAGGCCGTGTGGAAGGCACTGCAGCTGATCCTGGAATCGTTCGCGTTCCTGTTGATCGGGCTGCAGCTGCCGAAGGTGATCAGCGAGCTGGCGGGGATCTCGGCGGCCACTCTGGCCATCTCGTCGGCCGCCGTGTTCACGACGGTGATCGCGGTCCGGATGGTGTGGGTATATGCCACCACGTATCTGCCGCGACTGTTGTCCAAACGGATCCGCGAACACGAACCCGAACCGTCACGGGCCCAGGTGTTCGTCGTCGCCTGGGCCGGCATGCGCGGCGTCGTGTCGCTGGCCGCGGCATTCGGTGTCCCGGCCACCACGCTGGCCGGCGATCCCTTCCCCGGCCGCCCGCAGTTGGTGTTCCTGACCTTCGTCGTCGTGGTGGGGACCCTGCTGCTGCACGGGCTCACGCTGCCGTGGTTCATCCGGGTCCTCGGGGCGCAGGGCGACGAGGCGCACAGCGACGCGATCGCCACGGCCGCCGCCCAGGACAAGGCCGCCCGGGCCGCCGCCGAGCGGCTCGACGAGTTGCTGGCCGAGCAATCGGCCACCACCGACGTGCCTCAGCGCGCCGCCGACGTGTTGCGGGCGTGGAACACCCGGCGGCGCAACGCCGCCTGGGAACGGCTGGGCCGCGGCGAGGACGACATCGGTGAGAGCCCGACGGCAGCCTTCCGCCGGCTGCGACTGGAAATGCTTGCCGCCGAACGAGACACGTTCATCGCCGAACGCGATGCCGGACACATCGACGACGAAGTGCTGCGTACTGTGCTGCATGGGCTCGATCTGGAAGAGGCGACACTGAACCGTGATTAG
- the purT gene encoding formate-dependent phosphoribosylglycinamide formyltransferase, translating to MSESIEDAQTDDLTDDQVDGAEDAPAEAKPADNGQEAVQPAEVKTAEAKPTEPAATVLLLGSGDLSRELALAFQRLGGVVVAADRYYAPAHGVADRSAVIKMNDAEELAALIEREKPRYVVAESGVIAADALIAVAERGDIEVLPAPRSIRLSQDREGLRRLASDELGLPTVPFWFAGSAEELTAVAEHAGFPLLVKPVVGAQRDGESVLLRADDVEPAWQRATTAGHIAHNRVLAESVVEVEYEITMLTVRTAGPSGPGVQFCEPIGHRQVGTDVLEAWQPQALSPAALDAAKSISARIVNSLGGRGVFGVELLVQGDDVYFSDVRIRPHDSGLVTLRSQRLSEFEMHARAILGLAVDTIMISPAAAEVSYGGADAVEPPADISAVLAEALATSESDVRLFGSPGESEPPRRLGVALATAPDVIIARDRARRVGTALRKLW from the coding sequence ATGAGTGAATCGATTGAGGACGCGCAGACCGATGACCTGACCGACGATCAGGTCGACGGCGCCGAAGATGCTCCGGCCGAGGCCAAGCCGGCCGACAACGGGCAGGAAGCAGTCCAGCCCGCCGAAGTCAAAACCGCCGAAGCCAAACCCACCGAACCCGCAGCGACGGTCCTGCTGCTGGGTTCGGGTGATCTGAGCCGTGAGCTGGCGCTGGCGTTCCAGCGGCTGGGCGGCGTCGTCGTGGCCGCCGACCGGTACTACGCGCCCGCGCACGGTGTCGCGGACCGCTCGGCGGTGATCAAGATGAACGACGCCGAGGAGCTCGCCGCCCTGATCGAGCGGGAAAAGCCCCGTTACGTGGTGGCCGAATCCGGTGTCATCGCCGCCGACGCGTTGATCGCGGTGGCCGAGCGCGGCGACATCGAGGTCCTGCCGGCTCCGCGCAGCATCCGGCTGAGTCAGGACCGCGAGGGCCTGCGTCGGCTGGCGTCGGACGAGCTGGGCCTGCCTACGGTGCCGTTCTGGTTCGCCGGGTCGGCCGAGGAGCTGACAGCGGTGGCCGAGCATGCCGGGTTCCCGTTGCTGGTCAAGCCGGTGGTCGGGGCCCAGCGTGACGGAGAGTCGGTGCTGCTGCGTGCCGATGACGTCGAGCCGGCCTGGCAGCGGGCGACGACGGCCGGTCACATCGCCCACAACCGGGTGCTGGCCGAGTCTGTCGTCGAGGTCGAATACGAGATCACGATGCTGACCGTGCGCACCGCCGGACCCAGCGGCCCCGGTGTGCAGTTCTGTGAGCCGATCGGACACCGTCAGGTGGGGACCGACGTGCTGGAGGCCTGGCAGCCGCAGGCGCTGTCGCCTGCGGCGCTGGACGCCGCGAAGTCGATCTCCGCGCGGATCGTCAACTCGCTGGGCGGCCGCGGGGTTTTCGGGGTTGAGCTGCTGGTTCAGGGCGATGACGTGTACTTCTCCGACGTGCGCATCCGGCCCCACGACAGTGGGCTGGTGACACTGCGGTCGCAGCGGCTGTCGGAATTCGAGATGCACGCACGGGCGATCCTGGGCCTGGCGGTGGACACGATCATGATCTCCCCGGCGGCAGCCGAGGTCAGCTACGGCGGCGCCGACGCCGTCGAGCCGCCGGCCGACATCAGCGCTGTGCTGGCCGAGGCACTGGCCACCTCCGAAAGCGATGTACGGCTGTTCGGCAGCCCCGGTGAATCCGAACCGCCGCGCCGTCTCGGAGTGGCGCTGGCCACCGCTCCTGACGTGATCATCGCCCGGGACCGCGCCCGTCGGGTCGGCACCGCGCTGCGCAAGCTGTGGTAG
- a CDS encoding SDR family oxidoreductase, producing the protein MDNIRGKTIAITGAARGIGYATAKALLARGARVVIGDRDVALQESAVVELTKLGPVSGYPLDVTDRESFATFLDKARTDGGGHIDVLINNAGVMPIGPFLEQSEQSIRSSIEVNVYGVLTGCQLALPEMVKRRSGHVINIASLSGLIPLPGQVVYVGAKYAVVGLTTALADEMAPHGVDVSVVMPPFTNTDLIAGTKSSGAIKPVEPEDIAAAIIKTLNKPKTHVSVPPPLRFTAQAAQMLPPKGRRWMNKKLGLDSVFLEFDAAKRKSYEDRAQSAQGVIDSGGTR; encoded by the coding sequence ATGGACAACATCAGGGGCAAGACCATCGCGATCACCGGCGCCGCGCGCGGCATCGGTTACGCCACCGCCAAGGCCCTGCTGGCCCGCGGCGCCCGGGTCGTGATCGGCGACCGTGACGTGGCACTGCAGGAATCGGCGGTCGTCGAGCTGACCAAGCTCGGCCCGGTGTCCGGCTACCCGCTCGACGTCACCGACCGCGAGTCGTTCGCGACGTTCCTGGACAAGGCCCGCACCGACGGCGGCGGCCACATCGACGTGCTGATCAACAACGCCGGCGTCATGCCCATCGGCCCGTTCCTGGAGCAGTCCGAGCAGTCCATCCGGTCGTCCATCGAGGTCAACGTGTACGGCGTGCTGACCGGTTGCCAGCTGGCACTGCCCGAGATGGTGAAGCGCCGCAGCGGGCACGTCATCAACATCGCGTCGCTGTCGGGACTGATCCCACTGCCTGGCCAGGTGGTCTACGTCGGCGCCAAGTACGCCGTGGTCGGCCTGACCACCGCGCTGGCCGACGAGATGGCCCCGCACGGGGTGGACGTCTCCGTGGTCATGCCGCCGTTCACCAACACCGACCTGATCGCAGGCACCAAGTCCAGCGGGGCGATCAAGCCGGTCGAGCCCGAGGACATTGCCGCGGCGATCATCAAGACGCTCAACAAGCCCAAGACCCATGTGTCGGTCCCGCCGCCGCTGCGCTTCACCGCGCAGGCCGCACAGATGCTGCCACCCAAGGGCCGTCGCTGGATGAACAAGAAGCTCGGCCTGGACAGCGTGTTCCTGGAGTTCGACGCCGCCAAGCGCAAGAGCTACGAGGACCGAGCCCAGTCAGCCCAGGGAGTCATCGACTCCGGCGGGACGCGCTAA
- a CDS encoding O-succinylhomoserine sulfhydrylase — protein MTDIPSVRIPAALPEGVSQATIGVRGGLLRSEFEETAEAMYLTSGYVYESASAAEKAFTGEIDRFVYSRYGNPTISMFEERLRLIEGAPACFATATGMAAVFTALGALLGAGDRLVAARSLFGSCFVVCSEILPRWGVETVFVDGDDLSQWEEALSVPTQAVFFETPSNPMQSLVDIAAVSELAHAAGAKVVLDNVFATPLLQQGMPLGADVVVYSGTKHIDGQGRVLGGAILGDKEYIDGPVQKLMRHTGPAISAFNAWTLLKGLETLAVRVDYSNRSAHSVAEFLEAKPGVNWVKYPFLESHPQYDLAKHQMRGGGTVVTFELDGGKDRAFEVLDKLRVIDISNNLGDAKTLITHPATTTHRAMGPEGRAAIGLGDGVVRISVGLEGTEDLIADLDQALG, from the coding sequence ATGACCGACATCCCATCTGTCCGGATCCCGGCTGCGCTGCCCGAGGGCGTCAGCCAGGCCACCATCGGTGTGCGCGGCGGCCTGCTGCGCTCGGAGTTCGAGGAAACCGCCGAGGCGATGTACCTGACCTCCGGGTACGTCTACGAGTCCGCGTCCGCGGCCGAGAAGGCCTTCACCGGCGAGATCGACCGCTTCGTCTACTCCCGCTACGGCAACCCGACCATCTCGATGTTCGAGGAGCGGCTGCGCCTGATCGAGGGCGCACCCGCGTGCTTCGCCACCGCCACCGGTATGGCGGCCGTGTTCACCGCGTTGGGTGCGCTGTTGGGGGCAGGCGACCGCTTGGTGGCGGCCCGCAGCCTGTTCGGGTCGTGCTTCGTGGTGTGTAGCGAGATCCTGCCGCGGTGGGGCGTGGAGACGGTCTTCGTCGACGGGGACGACCTCTCGCAGTGGGAGGAGGCGCTGTCGGTTCCGACCCAGGCGGTGTTCTTCGAGACGCCGTCCAACCCGATGCAGTCGCTGGTGGACATCGCCGCGGTGTCCGAGCTGGCGCATGCTGCCGGGGCGAAGGTGGTGCTGGACAACGTCTTTGCCACTCCGCTGCTTCAGCAGGGCATGCCGCTGGGAGCGGACGTGGTGGTGTACTCCGGTACCAAGCACATCGACGGCCAGGGCCGGGTGCTGGGCGGGGCGATCCTCGGCGACAAGGAGTACATCGACGGTCCGGTGCAGAAGCTCATGCGCCACACCGGTCCGGCGATCAGTGCCTTCAACGCCTGGACGTTGCTGAAAGGCCTTGAGACGCTTGCGGTTCGGGTGGACTACTCGAACCGCTCGGCACACTCGGTGGCCGAGTTCCTGGAGGCCAAGCCCGGGGTGAACTGGGTGAAATACCCGTTCCTGGAATCTCATCCGCAGTACGACCTGGCCAAGCATCAGATGCGCGGCGGCGGCACCGTGGTCACCTTCGAGCTCGACGGCGGCAAGGACCGCGCCTTCGAGGTGCTCGACAAGCTGCGGGTCATCGACATCTCCAACAACCTCGGCGATGCCAAGACCCTGATCACCCATCCGGCCACCACCACCCACCGGGCCATGGGTCCGGAGGGCCGGGCGGCCATCGGCCTCGGCGACGGCGTGGTCCGCATCTCGGTCGGCCTGGAAGGTACCGAGGACCTGATCGCCGACCTGGACCAGGCGCTGGGCTAG
- a CDS encoding MerR family transcriptional regulator — protein MDELTVGEVAERFGITVRTLHHYDAIGLLNPSRRAASGYRVYTSADLTRLSQIIVYRRLELSLDEIASLLDEGDEISHLVRQRERVMARLDELKDLVEAIDQALEKVMTDTPMTDDDMRELFGDGFDDYQAEAAQKWGDTEEWKESQRRAKSYGKDDWVQIKGEGEAVEKALSDAFRAGLAPDSETAMDAAEQHRLHVHRWFYDCPPTVHRKLGDMYVSDPKYVATYDESFGLPGLAAYCRDAIHANADRTVGD, from the coding sequence GTGGACGAACTCACCGTGGGCGAAGTCGCGGAGCGCTTCGGTATCACGGTCCGGACGCTTCACCACTACGACGCAATCGGGTTGTTGAACCCGAGTCGGCGTGCCGCCTCGGGATATCGGGTGTACACGTCGGCGGACCTGACACGCCTGTCCCAGATCATCGTTTACCGCCGGCTCGAGCTGTCGCTCGACGAGATCGCGAGCCTGCTGGACGAGGGCGACGAGATCAGCCACCTGGTTCGTCAGCGCGAACGCGTCATGGCCCGGCTCGACGAGTTGAAGGACCTCGTCGAGGCAATCGACCAGGCATTGGAGAAGGTAATGACCGATACCCCCATGACCGACGACGACATGCGCGAACTCTTCGGCGACGGCTTCGACGACTACCAGGCGGAGGCTGCGCAAAAGTGGGGCGACACCGAAGAGTGGAAGGAATCGCAGCGGCGGGCGAAGTCCTACGGCAAGGACGACTGGGTCCAGATCAAGGGCGAAGGCGAGGCGGTGGAGAAGGCCTTGTCGGATGCTTTCCGCGCTGGGCTCGCGCCCGACTCCGAAACGGCGATGGACGCAGCCGAGCAGCACCGGCTCCACGTGCATCGCTGGTTCTACGACTGCCCGCCGACCGTCCATCGCAAGCTCGGCGACATGTACGTGAGCGACCCGAAGTACGTCGCCACGTACGACGAATCATTCGGGCTCCCCGGCCTCGCGGCCTACTGCCGCGACGCGATCCATGCGAACGCGGACCGAACTGTGGGCGATTAG
- a CDS encoding UBP-type zinc finger domain-containing protein has protein sequence MLRRTRRREHNPAPRTCEHLDAAVDDPQPLTPGQCQECEELGEHNWAHLRMCLTCGHVGCCDSSPHQHATKHFHQSGHPVMRSAEPGESWRWCYIDHRVG, from the coding sequence ATGTTGAGGAGAACACGCCGGCGAGAGCACAATCCGGCGCCTCGTACCTGCGAACACCTCGATGCGGCGGTCGACGATCCGCAGCCGTTGACCCCCGGGCAATGCCAGGAATGCGAAGAACTCGGCGAGCACAACTGGGCGCATCTGCGGATGTGCCTGACGTGCGGCCACGTCGGTTGCTGTGACTCGAGTCCGCATCAGCATGCCACCAAGCACTTTCACCAGTCGGGTCATCCCGTCATGCGATCGGCTGAACCCGGTGAGAGTTGGCGTTGGTGCTATATCGACCATCGAGTCGGGTGA
- a CDS encoding rhodanese-like domain-containing protein has product MSYAGDITPEEAWKLLSENSEAVLVDCRTDAEWRFVGVPDLSSLERDVVYVEWNRNDGSHNDGFVEDLQASGVTPGERPVVFLCRSGNRSIGAAEAATAAGIGPSYNILDGFEGNLDENRHRGGTGWKAVGLPWTQS; this is encoded by the coding sequence GTGAGCTATGCGGGAGACATCACGCCCGAGGAAGCCTGGAAACTTCTGAGTGAGAACTCTGAGGCCGTGCTGGTGGACTGCCGGACCGACGCCGAATGGCGCTTCGTCGGTGTGCCGGACCTGTCCAGCCTCGAGCGTGACGTGGTGTACGTGGAATGGAACCGGAACGACGGCAGCCACAACGATGGGTTCGTCGAAGATCTCCAGGCGTCCGGAGTGACGCCTGGTGAGCGGCCGGTGGTCTTCCTGTGTCGCTCCGGTAACCGTTCGATCGGCGCTGCCGAGGCCGCCACCGCGGCAGGCATCGGGCCGTCGTACAACATCCTCGACGGATTCGAGGGCAATCTCGACGAGAACCGCCACCGCGGCGGTACCGGCTGGAAAGCCGTCGGTCTGCCTTGGACACAGAGTTGA
- a CDS encoding Rv0361 family membrane protein yields the protein MAEEPGETEDRPTMAPFLGALAVIVLVVIVVILLNVFGSDGRSEEQKVSLAAVGQNDALQRENFGEFSGYTCTARRGTEADFIARQRDSVAKQGARYVDDVKEIKVEGDRASATVVYHFGNTPDTKVDTETAFVREDGEWRVCSSVGDSRP from the coding sequence ATGGCTGAGGAACCAGGCGAAACCGAAGATCGGCCGACGATGGCGCCCTTCCTGGGCGCGTTGGCCGTCATTGTGCTCGTGGTGATCGTTGTCATCCTGCTCAACGTCTTCGGCAGTGACGGGCGCAGCGAGGAGCAGAAGGTGAGCCTCGCCGCGGTCGGCCAGAACGATGCGCTGCAGCGGGAGAATTTCGGTGAATTCTCCGGCTACACCTGTACCGCCCGGCGCGGAACCGAGGCAGATTTCATTGCCCGCCAGCGTGATTCGGTGGCAAAGCAAGGCGCCAGATACGTGGACGACGTGAAGGAGATCAAGGTCGAGGGGGATCGGGCCAGCGCGACGGTGGTCTACCACTTCGGCAATACCCCTGACACCAAGGTGGACACCGAGACGGCATTCGTGCGTGAGGACGGCGAGTGGCGTGTCTGCTCGAGTGTGGGAGACTCACGCCCGTGA